The Lutibacter sp. A64 genome segment TAATGGTGAACTATTTCCACTTCCATCTACTAAAAGCGGAGCAACTAATTCGCAGTTAGAGATATAAGGAGGTGAAGTTTCTATTATTTCTCTTGGGTTCACAAATATTCTTTTGGTTGCTACTGAAGCTACTTCAAAAAAACCTATTACTTTTTCTTCACTATTTTCATCAGAAGAAATATTTCCACTAAAAAAACCTGGTTGATTTTGTGAAAACAAACTTTCTGAGCCAGATAAGTTATTTAAAATATTATAAAAAGTATAGGCTTCTATTGATTGTACATATTGTTTTAACAAAATACTATACCTATTGGTAATTATAAAATCATCTTTTGAAATAAACCTCACAGGAAATTTAGACACTCTATCCTCAACAAAACTATTGGTTTCTGTTTGAATGATACCTTCTGAAAATATAGTATTATAACATGTTTTTTCTTCTTTAGTTCTTGGAACAAAATCAACCTTAAAAGGAGGTACATCAGATATAACTACTGCATCATAAGCAGACCAATACGGTGTAATAATTTTATACGTTTCTTCAAATTCATAGCGATAATACCTAGCATCTCCATTTGCATTATAACTACTTACCTGAATTGATATACCTTCATTTCCGTTACTATCAATTTCTTTAACTGCTATAACCTCATTAATTTCTGCTTCATTTGTAATCTGTGTTGGTTGAGAAGAATAAGACCTTCCGTTTGAAGTTGTAATTTTTAATTGATACTGCCTACCAGTTTCTGCTTTAAATTCAACTTCAGACAAATAAACTCCTGGGGTTTCTTCTTCAAAATGATAAGTATTACCAGCATCATCTATAACTTCAACCTTCGCATTACTCTCAGTTGTAGGCGTATTATCCTCTATTTTAAACGTTCTACTTAATTTTATTTGATGAAATTTATTTTCATTGGTAATTGAACCCTCAACTACCAATGCATCATCAAATGAAATTGTTTTTAAATCAATTTGTTCTACACAAGCGTTTGTTAATAACAACACCACAACAGAGTATAAAATAAAAGATAAAAATTTTATATTTTTCATAATTAATTGCATTCTAAAATTTAAAATTATAGGTTATAGTTGGCACTGGTATTGAAAAAATTGAACTCTGATATGCTTTAATTTCACCTTTATCTGTAACAAAATAAACCGAATAAGGATTATTTCTACCTAACACATTATACACTGAAATATTCCAGAAACTATGCGCAAACTTCTTAATTTTATGATTTCCTTCAATATTAAACCCTATATCAAACCTATAATAATCTGGAATTCTAAATTTATTTCTATCGCTATACAAAACACGTTCTTCTCCATTATAAATATATTTTCCTACTGGATAGGTAAC includes the following:
- a CDS encoding DUF4249 domain-containing protein, with protein sequence MKNIKFLSFILYSVVVLLLTNACVEQIDLKTISFDDALVVEGSITNENKFHQIKLSRTFKIEDNTPTTESNAKVEVIDDAGNTYHFEEETPGVYLSEVEFKAETGRQYQLKITTSNGRSYSSQPTQITNEAEINEVIAVKEIDSNGNEGISIQVSSYNANGDARYYRYEFEETYKIITPYWSAYDAVVISDVPPFKVDFVPRTKEEKTCYNTIFSEGIIQTETNSFVEDRVSKFPVRFISKDDFIITNRYSILLKQYVQSIEAYTFYNILNNLSGSESLFSQNQPGFFSGNISSDENSEEKVIGFFEVASVATKRIFVNPREIIETSPPYISNCELVAPLLVDGSGNSSPLIDAIKAGTLKFFQVNGGKFSPVDPIPGGPYQMVPVPCSDCTVLGTNVKPDFWIE